From the Acidovorax carolinensis genome, one window contains:
- the rplP gene encoding 50S ribosomal protein L16, with the protein MLQPARRKYRKEQKGRNTGVATRGASVAFGDFGLKCTDRGRLTARQIEAARRAISRHVKRGGRIWIRVFPDKPISTKPAEVRMGNGKGNPEYYVAEIQPGKIVFEIVGVPEELAREAFRLAAAKLPLRTTFVSRLIGS; encoded by the coding sequence ATGCTGCAACCTGCTCGCCGCAAGTACCGCAAGGAGCAAAAGGGCCGTAACACCGGTGTCGCAACGCGGGGTGCCTCCGTTGCGTTTGGTGATTTCGGCCTGAAGTGCACCGATCGTGGCCGTCTGACGGCCCGCCAGATCGAAGCTGCACGCCGTGCGATTTCCCGTCACGTCAAGCGTGGCGGCCGTATCTGGATCCGCGTGTTCCCGGACAAGCCAATCTCTACCAAGCCCGCAGAAGTGCGTATGGGTAACGGTAAGGGCAACCCCGAGTACTACGTGGCTGAAATCCAGCCCGGCAAGATCGTTTTTGAAATCGTGGGCGTGCCTGAAGAACTGGCCCGCGAAGCGTTCCGCCTGGCTGCCGCCAAGCTGCCGCTGCGCACCACGTTTGTCAGCCGCCTGATTGGCTCGTAA
- the rpmC gene encoding 50S ribosomal protein L29 yields the protein MKATELRQKDVAGIETEIKALQKAHFGLRMQKATQQLGNTNTLRTTRRDIARAKTILAEKQAAK from the coding sequence ATGAAAGCTACTGAACTGCGCCAAAAAGACGTCGCCGGCATCGAAACCGAAATCAAGGCCTTGCAAAAAGCCCATTTCGGTCTGCGCATGCAGAAGGCCACGCAACAGCTGGGTAACACCAACACGCTGCGTACCACCCGTCGCGACATCGCTCGCGCCAAGACCATTCTTGCTGAAAAGCAAGCCGCCAAGTAA
- the rpsQ gene encoding 30S ribosomal protein S17: MTEPKKSLKRTLIGKVVSDKRQKTVTVLVERRVKHELYGKIVGKSSKYHAHDEKGEYKLGDTIEITESRPLSKTKNWVATRLVQKAGLL; encoded by the coding sequence ATGACGGAACCTAAAAAATCCCTCAAGCGCACCTTGATTGGCAAGGTGGTCAGCGACAAGCGTCAAAAGACCGTAACGGTGCTCGTTGAGCGCCGTGTGAAGCACGAGCTCTACGGCAAGATCGTCGGTAAGTCGAGCAAGTACCACGCCCATGATGAAAAGGGCGAGTACAAGTTGGGTGACACGATTGAAATCACCGAGAGCCGTCCGCTGTCCAAGACCAAGAACTGGGTTGCTACCCGTCTGGTCCAAAAGGCCGGCCTGCTCTAA
- a CDS encoding peroxiredoxin has protein sequence MIKVGDTLPATTLMEYSEVEGEGCSIGPNPVSVDKATAGKTIALFALPGAFTPTCSAKHVPGYVAKAAEFKVAGVDEIWCVSVNDAFVMGAWARDQKTDGKVRMLGDGDAAFAKATGLTLDLTGKGMGLRSNRYSMLVRDGKVVTLNVEAPGQFAVSDADTLLSQAKA, from the coding sequence ATGATCAAAGTCGGTGATACCCTGCCCGCCACCACCCTGATGGAATACTCGGAAGTCGAGGGCGAGGGCTGCAGCATCGGTCCAAACCCCGTGTCCGTGGACAAGGCCACCGCCGGCAAGACCATTGCGCTGTTTGCCCTGCCTGGTGCCTTCACCCCCACCTGTTCTGCCAAGCATGTGCCCGGCTACGTGGCAAAGGCTGCCGAGTTCAAGGTGGCGGGCGTGGACGAGATCTGGTGCGTGAGCGTGAACGATGCCTTTGTGATGGGTGCCTGGGCACGCGACCAGAAGACCGACGGCAAGGTGCGCATGCTCGGCGACGGCGATGCTGCCTTCGCCAAGGCCACGGGTCTGACGCTGGATCTGACTGGCAAGGGCATGGGGCTGCGCAGCAATCGTTATTCGATGCTGGTGCGCGACGGCAAGGTCGTCACGCTCAATGTGGAAGCCCCTGGGCAGTTTGCCGTGAGCGATGCCGACACGCTGCTGTCGCAAGCCAAGGCCTGA
- a CDS encoding GNAT family N-acetyltransferase, with amino-acid sequence MEKLPVTLLTPSQPHELEAVRAIFREYADGLDVDLCFQDFETELAQLPGEYAAPRGNLLLAEVDGAIAGCCALRPMDTADYPNAAEMKRLYVRKAFRGFGLGRQLAEAALDAARQAGYACVLLDTLDDMESARALYADLGFEEIPPYYHNPIAGAHYLKADIL; translated from the coding sequence GTGGAAAAGCTACCTGTCACCCTGCTGACCCCGTCCCAGCCCCATGAGCTGGAGGCGGTGCGTGCCATCTTCCGGGAGTACGCCGACGGCCTGGATGTCGATTTGTGCTTTCAGGATTTTGAAACCGAACTGGCGCAGTTGCCCGGTGAGTACGCGGCCCCGCGCGGGAACTTGCTGCTGGCCGAAGTGGACGGGGCTATCGCCGGTTGCTGTGCCTTGCGCCCTATGGACACGGCAGACTACCCCAATGCCGCCGAAATGAAACGCCTGTATGTACGCAAGGCATTTCGGGGCTTTGGCCTGGGACGTCAACTGGCCGAGGCCGCGCTGGATGCGGCGCGGCAGGCAGGCTACGCCTGCGTGCTGCTCGATACGCTGGACGACATGGAGTCGGCACGGGCGCTGTATGCCGACCTCGGCTTTGAGGAGATTCCGCCTTACTACCACAACCCCATTGCCGGGGCGCATTACCTCAAGGCCGATATTCTCTGA
- a CDS encoding cytochrome b/b6 domain-containing protein — protein MAHTVRIWDLPTRLFHWGLVLAIPGLVVTANIGGNAMAWHFRLGYCVLALLMFRLVWGFVGGRWSRFAAFACSPTGLLRYLRTGGTAQDSVGHSPLGALSVLALLGVLLAQVGTGLFSDDEIAFSGPLTRWVSSAVVEQATRYHADIGQYLLYGLIGLHVAAILFYVLFRQQTLVRPMIGGDKLLPVTAPPARDDALTRAAACAVLAVCAAASWWVSALGAP, from the coding sequence ATGGCACACACCGTTCGCATCTGGGACCTTCCCACCCGCCTTTTTCACTGGGGCCTCGTCCTCGCCATTCCGGGGCTGGTCGTTACCGCCAATATCGGGGGCAATGCCATGGCCTGGCATTTCCGGCTGGGCTACTGCGTGCTGGCCTTGCTGATGTTTCGACTGGTCTGGGGTTTCGTGGGCGGGCGCTGGTCGCGGTTTGCGGCTTTCGCCTGTTCGCCCACCGGGCTGCTGCGCTATCTACGCACTGGCGGCACGGCCCAGGACAGCGTGGGGCACAGCCCCCTCGGCGCGCTGTCGGTCCTGGCGTTGCTGGGCGTGCTGCTGGCCCAGGTGGGCACGGGGCTGTTCAGCGACGACGAAATCGCGTTTTCCGGCCCGCTCACCCGCTGGGTTTCTTCGGCGGTGGTGGAACAGGCGACCCGCTACCACGCGGACATCGGCCAGTATCTGCTGTACGGCTTGATCGGCCTGCATGTTGCGGCCATCCTGTTTTATGTGCTTTTTCGCCAGCAGACGCTGGTGCGCCCCATGATCGGCGGTGACAAGCTGCTGCCCGTTACTGCCCCGCCTGCGCGCGACGACGCGCTCACCCGGGCCGCCGCCTGTGCCGTGCTGGCCGTGTGCGCGGCGGCGTCCTGGTGGGTGTCCGCACTGGGAGCGCCGTGA
- a CDS encoding c-type cytochrome, whose product MKAFAVLTLAAATLTLSAPAAAQFAKAEDAIKYRQSALFVLGQHFGRLGAMANGKAPFDARLAQENADVVAAMARLPWAAFGPGTDKGAPTKSKPTIWTEQARFKEHAEKLEAESIKLAAAAKTGSLDNLKAAFGPAAQTCKSCHDAYRSK is encoded by the coding sequence ATGAAAGCCTTTGCCGTATTGACCCTTGCCGCCGCCACCCTCACCCTGTCTGCGCCTGCTGCAGCACAGTTTGCCAAGGCAGAAGACGCCATCAAATACCGCCAGAGTGCCCTGTTTGTGCTGGGGCAGCATTTCGGCCGCCTGGGTGCCATGGCCAATGGCAAGGCGCCCTTTGATGCCCGGCTGGCGCAAGAGAATGCGGACGTCGTGGCTGCCATGGCCCGTCTGCCCTGGGCAGCGTTTGGGCCTGGCACGGACAAGGGAGCGCCTACCAAGTCCAAGCCCACCATCTGGACCGAACAGGCCAGGTTCAAGGAACACGCCGAAAAACTGGAAGCAGAGTCGATCAAGCTGGCGGCGGCCGCCAAAACGGGCAGCCTGGACAACCTGAAGGCCGCCTTTGGCCCGGCGGCGCAGACCTGCAAGTCGTGCCACGACGCCTATCGCTCCAAATAG
- a CDS encoding IS30 family transposase, whose product MTKKNYQQLSESERHAIALGLQQKQSLSAIARALGRCKSTISRECQRNAGAKAYTSKFAQQRSDRRRCFARPQPKLHRDGPLFKIVRDYLLRHWSPQQIAGQLKKLHPDNKRKQVSHESIYTCIYAQPRGELKKELVACLRMARAKRWPRSKGEDRRGQITDLLSIHVRPPEIEDRQLPGHWEGDLIKGKGNASAIGTLVERTTRLVVLVKLPHPNPATAAHVLQAFSDKLNGIASPMRQSLTYDRGSEMAEHAKLTENTGMKVYFCDPYSPWQRGSNENTNGLLRQYFPKGTDLSGYSQQYLDAVADELNGRPRMTLGWSKPIEVYAEHLARLTQQPDSVH is encoded by the coding sequence ATGACAAAGAAGAATTACCAGCAGTTGAGCGAGAGCGAACGCCATGCGATCGCCTTGGGGCTTCAGCAAAAGCAAAGCCTCAGCGCCATAGCGCGGGCCTTGGGGCGCTGCAAGAGCACCATCAGCCGGGAATGCCAACGCAATGCGGGCGCCAAGGCCTACACCTCCAAGTTCGCCCAGCAACGCAGCGACAGGCGCAGATGCTTTGCCCGTCCCCAGCCCAAACTGCACCGCGATGGACCTTTGTTCAAGATCGTTCGCGACTATCTGCTCCGGCACTGGTCTCCCCAGCAAATCGCTGGGCAGTTGAAGAAACTGCACCCTGACAACAAGCGCAAACAAGTGTCCCACGAGAGCATCTACACCTGCATCTACGCCCAGCCCCGCGGAGAGCTCAAGAAGGAGCTGGTGGCCTGCTTGCGCATGGCCCGCGCCAAGCGCTGGCCGCGCTCCAAAGGCGAGGATCGGCGTGGGCAAATCACCGACCTGCTGAGCATCCATGTGCGCCCACCCGAGATTGAGGATCGTCAGTTGCCCGGGCACTGGGAGGGCGACCTCATCAAGGGCAAAGGCAATGCCAGTGCCATTGGCACGCTGGTCGAGCGCACGACCCGCCTGGTGGTGCTGGTCAAGCTGCCGCACCCCAACCCGGCGACAGCGGCACATGTACTGCAGGCCTTCAGCGACAAGCTCAATGGCATTGCCAGCCCGATGCGCCAGAGCCTGACCTATGACCGTGGCAGTGAGATGGCAGAGCATGCCAAGCTCACCGAGAACACGGGCATGAAGGTGTACTTCTGTGACCCCTACAGCCCCTGGCAGCGGGGCTCCAACGAAAACACCAATGGATTGCTGCGGCAGTACTTCCCCAAGGGGACTGATCTGAGCGGCTATAGCCAGCAGTATCTGGATGCCGTAGCCGATGAGCTCAATGGGCGCCCCAGGATGACTCTGGGGTGGAGCAAGCCCATTGAGGTTTATGCCGAACATTTGGCCCGGCTGACACAACAGCCTGATTCAGTGCATTAA
- a CDS encoding PTS sugar transporter subunit IIA, producing the protein MSTSILIIAHAPLAHALRECALHVFADCGDSVAAMDVQPNAAPEVSLAQARSLLEQLGTHSTLVLTDLFGATPCNIAQRLVDGVGSRLVAGVNLPMLLRAVSYRAEPLDAVVSRAVVGGTQGVMQVAIAAPQNQTRRNSHDQDPHDHQQ; encoded by the coding sequence ATGAGCACCAGCATTCTCATCATTGCCCACGCCCCGCTGGCACATGCCTTGCGCGAATGCGCGCTGCATGTGTTTGCCGACTGTGGCGACAGCGTGGCCGCGATGGACGTGCAGCCCAACGCGGCCCCGGAAGTCAGCCTGGCGCAGGCGCGCAGCCTGCTGGAGCAGCTGGGCACCCATTCCACGCTGGTGCTGACCGACCTGTTTGGCGCCACGCCCTGCAATATCGCCCAACGCCTGGTGGACGGCGTCGGCTCGCGTCTGGTGGCGGGGGTGAACCTTCCGATGCTGCTGCGTGCCGTGAGCTACCGGGCGGAGCCCCTGGATGCCGTGGTGTCGCGCGCCGTCGTAGGCGGCACCCAGGGTGTGATGCAAGTGGCCATTGCGGCGCCGCAGAACCAGACTCGACGAAACTCCCATGATCAAGACCCGCACGACCATCAACAATAA
- a CDS encoding HPr family phosphocarrier protein produces the protein MIKTRTTINNKLGLHARASAKLTKLAGSFPCDVFMSRGDRRINAKSIMGVMMLAAGMGIEIEIETVGEREQEAMDALLALIADKFGEGE, from the coding sequence ATGATCAAGACCCGCACGACCATCAACAATAAGCTGGGCCTGCATGCCCGGGCGTCGGCCAAGCTGACCAAGCTGGCCGGCAGCTTTCCGTGCGATGTTTTCATGAGCCGGGGTGATCGCCGTATCAACGCCAAGAGCATCATGGGGGTGATGATGCTGGCTGCGGGCATGGGTATCGAAATTGAAATCGAGACCGTTGGCGAGCGCGAGCAGGAGGCCATGGATGCGTTGCTCGCATTGATTGCCGACAAGTTCGGCGAGGGCGAATGA
- the ptsP gene encoding phosphoenolpyruvate--protein phosphotransferase, which produces MTFSVHGLAVARGIAIGRAVLVASSRVDVAHYFIQPEQVVAEVERVRQGRNAVAEELQRLQADMPPDAPPELTALLDVHLMLLQDEMLTGGVKHWISERLYNAEWALTTQFELIARQFDEMEDEYLRERKADLEQVVERILRYMKGVASPVAPPASSPRRKNQQDLLLDDTVDVPLVLVAHDLSPADMLQFKQSVFAGFVTDVGGKTSHTAIVARSMDIPAVVGARSASQLVRQDDWVIIDGDAGVMIVDPSPIILAEYGFRQRQIDLERERLARLRHTPAVTLDGHKVELLANIEQPGDAAAAVRAGAVGVGLFRTEFLFMGKSGNLPGEDEQYRAYCDAIDGMQGLPVTIRTIDVGADKPLDKGFKDTHLNPALGLRAIRWSLADPSMFRNQLRAVLRAAAYGKVKLLFPMLAHVHEIEQTLAQVELARNELDARGVPYGPVELGAMIEVPAAALMVRSFLKYFDFLSIGTNDLIQYTLAIDRADEAVAHLYDPLHPAVLRLVADVIAEGQAQGKSVCVCGETAGDVTMTRLLLGLGLRSFSMHPAQILAVKQEILRADTRKLAPWAQQVLTGDELPVASLMI; this is translated from the coding sequence ATGACGTTTTCCGTCCACGGTCTTGCGGTCGCCCGGGGCATTGCTATCGGCCGGGCCGTGCTGGTGGCTTCGAGCCGTGTGGATGTGGCGCACTATTTCATCCAGCCCGAGCAGGTTGTGGCGGAAGTGGAGCGGGTGCGCCAGGGGCGCAACGCGGTGGCCGAGGAATTGCAGCGCCTGCAGGCCGACATGCCGCCCGACGCCCCGCCCGAGTTGACCGCGCTGCTGGATGTGCACCTGATGCTGCTGCAGGACGAGATGCTCACTGGCGGGGTCAAGCACTGGATTTCCGAGCGCCTGTACAACGCCGAATGGGCCCTGACCACGCAGTTCGAACTGATCGCGCGCCAGTTCGACGAGATGGAAGACGAATACCTGCGCGAACGCAAGGCCGACCTGGAACAGGTGGTCGAGCGCATCCTGCGCTACATGAAGGGCGTGGCCAGCCCCGTGGCGCCGCCTGCCAGCAGTCCGCGGCGCAAGAACCAGCAGGACCTGCTGCTCGACGACACGGTCGATGTGCCGCTGGTGCTGGTGGCGCACGACCTGTCTCCGGCCGACATGCTGCAGTTCAAGCAGAGCGTGTTCGCCGGCTTTGTGACCGATGTGGGCGGCAAGACCTCGCACACCGCCATCGTGGCGCGCAGCATGGACATCCCGGCCGTGGTGGGGGCGCGTTCCGCCAGCCAGCTGGTGCGCCAGGACGACTGGGTCATCATTGACGGCGATGCCGGGGTGATGATCGTCGATCCCTCGCCCATCATCCTGGCCGAGTATGGTTTTCGCCAGCGCCAGATTGATCTGGAACGCGAGCGCCTTGCGCGCCTGCGCCACACGCCCGCGGTCACGCTCGATGGCCACAAGGTGGAGTTGCTGGCCAATATCGAGCAGCCCGGCGATGCTGCGGCGGCCGTGCGCGCGGGTGCTGTGGGCGTGGGCCTGTTCCGCACCGAATTCTTGTTTATGGGAAAAAGCGGGAACTTGCCCGGTGAAGATGAGCAATACCGTGCCTACTGTGACGCGATTGACGGCATGCAGGGTTTGCCGGTCACCATCCGCACCATCGACGTGGGTGCCGACAAGCCGCTCGACAAGGGTTTCAAGGACACGCACCTCAATCCGGCGTTGGGCTTGCGCGCCATCCGCTGGAGCCTGGCCGATCCGTCGATGTTCCGCAACCAGCTGCGCGCCGTGCTGCGCGCCGCGGCCTATGGCAAGGTGAAGCTGCTGTTCCCCATGCTGGCGCATGTGCACGAAATCGAGCAGACGCTGGCCCAGGTCGAACTGGCGCGCAACGAGCTGGATGCCCGGGGCGTGCCCTATGGTCCGGTCGAACTTGGCGCCATGATCGAGGTGCCTGCGGCCGCGCTGATGGTGCGCAGCTTCCTCAAGTATTTCGACTTTCTGTCCATCGGCACCAACGACCTCATCCAGTACACCTTGGCCATTGACCGGGCTGACGAAGCCGTGGCCCACCTGTATGACCCCTTGCACCCGGCCGTGCTGCGCCTGGTGGCCGATGTGATCGCGGAGGGCCAGGCGCAGGGCAAGAGCGTGTGCGTGTGTGGCGAAACTGCCGGTGATGTGACCATGACGCGCCTGCTGCTCGGGCTGGGTTTGCGCAGCTTCTCCATGCACCCGGCGCAGATACTGGCCGTGAAGCAGGAGATCCTGCGGGCCGACACGCGCAAGCTGGCCCCCTGGGCGCAGCAGGTGCTCACCGGGGACGAACTTCCAGTCGCCTCGCTGATGATCTGA
- a CDS encoding DMT family transporter → MQANLYALGAIALWASLASLGVSLTHVPPFLLTGIALIIGSVPAWPFVLRDPSQWRIPARTLALGVYGLFAYHFLLFIALRHAPPVEANLVNYLWPLFIVVLAPVVLPGVALRLPHVLAALLGFAGAAIAIAGGRELSGTLAWGYLPALAAAFIWATYSLLTKRVAAFPTTAIGLFGLVSGVLSLLCHVALEPAVSLQARDWALLAVLGLGPLGASFFLWDKALKLGDARHIGILSYITPLASTALLLVVSGRPFSWSIAAATAMIISAAVMGMRAR, encoded by the coding sequence ATGCAAGCCAACCTGTACGCCTTGGGCGCCATCGCGCTGTGGGCCTCTCTCGCCTCGCTGGGCGTGTCGCTCACGCATGTTCCGCCGTTCCTGCTCACAGGCATCGCCCTCATCATCGGCAGCGTGCCCGCATGGCCTTTTGTGCTGCGCGATCCCTCGCAATGGCGCATTCCCGCGCGCACGCTGGCGCTGGGCGTGTATGGCCTGTTTGCCTACCATTTCCTGCTGTTCATCGCGCTGCGCCACGCGCCGCCGGTCGAGGCCAATCTGGTCAACTACCTGTGGCCGCTGTTCATCGTGGTGCTGGCACCCGTGGTGCTGCCCGGCGTGGCACTGCGCCTGCCGCATGTGCTGGCGGCGCTGCTCGGTTTTGCCGGTGCTGCCATTGCCATTGCGGGCGGGCGCGAACTCAGCGGCACGCTGGCCTGGGGCTATCTGCCAGCGCTCGCCGCCGCCTTTATCTGGGCCACGTACTCCCTGCTGACCAAGCGCGTGGCAGCCTTTCCCACCACGGCGATTGGCCTGTTCGGGCTGGTGTCGGGCGTGCTGTCTTTGCTGTGCCATGTGGCGCTGGAGCCGGCCGTGTCGCTGCAGGCGCGCGACTGGGCGTTGCTGGCCGTGCTGGGCCTGGGCCCGCTGGGGGCATCGTTCTTTCTGTGGGACAAGGCGCTCAAGCTCGGGGACGCGCGGCACATCGGCATCCTGAGCTACATCACACCGCTGGCCTCCACGGCGCTGCTGCTCGTGGTGAGCGGCCGCCCGTTCAGCTGGAGTATCGCCGCGGCCACGGCCATGATCATCAGTGCCGCCGTGATGGGCATGCGGGCGCGCTGA
- the lipA gene encoding lipoyl synthase: MSTPEVVREAQSTEAYNPLAKQKAAAKLSRIPIKVEQGEVLKKPEWIRVKAGSPTTRFYEIKDILREHKLHTVCEEASCPNIGECFGKGTATFMIMGDKCTRRCPFCDVGHGRPDPLDKDEPLSLAKTIAALKLKYVVITSVDRDDLRDGGSGHFVECIQNIRELSPQTQIEILVPDFRGRDDRALEILKAAPPDVMNHNLETAPRLYKEARPGSDYQFSLNLLKKFKALHPNVPTKSGIMVGLGETDDEILQVMRDMREHNIDMLTIGQYLAPSNSHLPVRRYVHPDTFKMFEEEAYKMGFSHAAVGAMVRSSYHADQQAHAAGV; this comes from the coding sequence ATGAGCACCCCTGAAGTCGTCCGCGAAGCGCAATCCACCGAAGCCTACAACCCGCTGGCCAAGCAGAAGGCTGCGGCCAAGCTGTCGCGCATTCCGATCAAGGTGGAGCAAGGCGAAGTGCTCAAGAAGCCCGAGTGGATCCGCGTGAAGGCAGGCAGCCCCACCACGCGCTTCTACGAGATCAAGGACATCCTGCGCGAGCACAAGCTGCACACGGTGTGCGAAGAGGCGTCGTGCCCCAACATCGGCGAATGCTTTGGCAAGGGCACGGCCACCTTCATGATCATGGGCGACAAATGCACGCGCCGCTGCCCCTTCTGCGACGTGGGCCATGGCCGCCCCGATCCGCTCGACAAGGACGAGCCTTTGAGTCTGGCCAAGACGATTGCCGCGCTCAAGCTCAAGTACGTCGTCATCACCAGCGTGGACCGCGACGACCTGCGCGACGGCGGCAGCGGCCACTTTGTGGAATGCATCCAGAACATCCGTGAACTGTCGCCCCAGACCCAAATTGAAATCCTGGTGCCCGACTTCCGCGGCCGCGATGATCGCGCACTCGAAATCCTCAAGGCCGCGCCGCCTGACGTGATGAACCACAACCTGGAAACCGCACCGCGTTTGTACAAGGAAGCGCGCCCCGGCTCCGACTATCAGTTCAGCCTGAACCTGCTGAAAAAGTTCAAGGCCCTGCACCCCAACGTGCCCACCAAGAGCGGCATCATGGTGGGCCTGGGCGAGACGGACGACGAGATCCTGCAGGTGATGCGCGACATGCGCGAACACAACATCGACATGCTGACCATCGGCCAGTACCTGGCCCCCAGCAACAGCCACCTGCCCGTGCGCCGCTACGTGCACCCCGACACCTTCAAGATGTTTGAGGAAGAGGCCTACAAGATGGGCTTCAGCCATGCCGCCGTGGGCGCCATGGTGCGCAGCAGCTACCACGCCGACCAGCAGGCGCACGCCGCTGGCGTGTAA